ATATATCCAGCCCCGCCGGTTACCAGTATCGAGCGTTTTTGCACCTGGATCCTCCAACCCTAGGACAGACGAGCGAAAGGCAAGTATCGAGCCACTAGAAACCGCTCCGTAGGCGCAACCAGTCAACGGCCGGGCCGCTCCTCCTTCCCGGTGACACCCGAGCCGGTGAGGTATTCGGCTACCTGCTGCGCCGTGAAGGGCGTGAGGTAAAAGCTGTAGGTGATGCGCTCCTTGAGCTGGCGGATGCGGGGGGTGGCCAGCGTCTCGTCCAGCTCGGGCTGTCCGAACATCACGATCTGGAGGAGCTTCTCGTCCTGGGTCTCGAGGTTGCTCAAGAGCCGGACCTCTTCCAGGGTCTCGATGGGCATACCCTGGGCCTCCTTGATGAAGGTCACGACCCGTACGTTCTGGGCATGTCTCCGGATCAGATAATCCTGAAGGGTGTGCAAGACCTTGAGCCTGCTGTCCGATGCCGCGGCCGGCAGTTTCAGCTCGAAGGCGATGGCGTGCAGGATGTGCTCGGGTGAAAGGCTCGGATTGGCGAGATAGACGATCTCGGTGTTTTCCGGCAGTTCCCGCGCCAGCATCCGGCACAGCATGGTCTTGCCGCTTCCCACCTCGCCGACGACCTTGACGATGCCTTCGCCGCTCGTGACGGTGTACACCAGGGATTCCAGCACCGCGCCGCGGTTGCCCCCCGGAAAGAACAAACGCGTGTCGGGCGTGATCTTGAAGGGCGCCTGCGCCAGCCCGAAATAGCTGAAATACATCTCAACCCCGCGAGTCGGCGAGCCGCTCGATCTTGCTGTAGAGCGTGCTGCGATTGACCCCGAGCAGGCGCGCGGCCGGGCTCAGGTTTCCATGGCCCAGCTTGAGTGCCGCATCGATGTAGCGCCGCTCCCACGCGGCGAGGGTCTCATCAGCCTGAAACCCGGCGTCTCGATCTGGCGTTCGGCGACCTGGTCCGAGCTCAGGGCCCCCGTATCGATCGGGGCAAAGACCTCGGACTCGAGCTCCGAATTGACGGACAAAAACGGCTGGTGCGCCCGCTGGCTCTCGGCGTGGAGGCGATGAGCCACCAGTTCCTTTCCCACCCCCGGCTCGCCTACGACCAGGACCGGAAACGGCACATCGGCGAACGTCGGATCAAGGCCCGCAGGGTCTCGATAGCGGGGCTGGTGCCCAGGAGGGTGCCGCCTTCGCTGGAGGCGCGGGCCTGTCTCTCCGCCGCCACCATCGCGGACTGATGGGCAAGCCGGTCCTTGAGCACCAGCGCATCGGTCGGCTTCGGGATGAAATCGGCGGCACCCAAGGTCATGGCGTGCTGGATGGTGGCGCGCGAGCTCTGCCCGGAGAGGACCAGGATCTTCATGCCGGGGTCGAAGGCGAGGACTTCACCGATCAGCGTGAAGCCCTCCTCGGGGCTGTGTGGGGTGGGTGGCAATCCGAGATCGACTAGCGTCAGCGCCGGCACCGGGCAGAGGGAGCTCAATAAGGACTTGGCCCCGGCCCGCGTCGCGGTGCTGTGGGTCTCATACTCGTCATCGAGCACGAGGCCCAGGGACTCGACGATCAAAGGGTCGTCGTCGACCAGCAAGAGCTTCGTCTTGGGGGTCGGGTTCGTATCGGTGCGCCCAGCGGTGTCGTGTGTCACCACACCCCTCAGCCCTTGCGGGCCCCAACGGCGTACGGTTCGCGGCTATGCAGCAGAAATCGCGACCCGGCTGCGCGCGTCTGCCGCGCCGATCCCGAGATTACGCCAGATCGCGATCGAGGCCTCGGCTTGGTTCATGGTGTAGAAATGCAGCCCCGGCGCGCCCCGCTCGAGGAGCTGTCGGCACAGCTCCGTCGTCACGTCCACGCCGAAATCGCGGATCGCCA
The Pseudomonadota bacterium DNA segment above includes these coding regions:
- a CDS encoding response regulator, producing MLDDEYETHSTATRAGAKSLLSSLCPVPALTLVDLGLPPTPHSPEEGFTLIGEVLAFDPGMKILVLSGQSSRATIQHAMTLGAADFIPKPTDALVLKDRLAHQSAMVAAERQARASSEGGTLLGTSPAIETLRALIRRSPMCRFRSWS